DNA sequence from the Teretinema zuelzerae genome:
TTCACTTCGTAGCTGTTGTTGTCCCGCAGCGATCCGTTCACGATCACGTAATTTCCTTCAGGCGCGGCTTCGAGAAGGGCTCTGCCGAAAAGGCGCCCGACTTCGCGGTTGTCGAAGGACACATAGGCGTCGATGGGCACGTCCATGACGAGCCGGTCGTAGGCGATGACCGGAATTCCCGAGTCCCGCGCTTTTTTCACCACGCCTGAAAGCATGTCCGTGTCGTGGGCTATCACCACCAGCACGTCGATCTTCCGGTCGAGGAGAAAATTGATCTGGGATATCTGTTCTTTCGTTCCCCCTGCGGAAAGCTGGACTATCACCTCGGCGCCGAGTTCGCGCGCGGCCCCGGAGAAAATCTTGATGTCCTTGTTCCAGCGCTCGAGGATGAAGGTATCGGTAGCGATGGAAAAACCGATGACCGGCTTTTTTTCCGAACTCCGATTCCGAATCTCGCCCCTTCCCCTGCAAGACGCAACGGACAGGCTCAGCGCGGCTGAAACGCAGAAGAAGGCAACGCGTTTCGCGATCGGCAGGATCTTTCTTTTCATGGAATTATTCTCCCCGCTCGTACATGCTCGGCGACATTCCCACAACCTTGCGGAACGTCTTGCTGAAATAATTCGCGTCCTGGTAGCCCACCCGGGCGGCGATTTCCTTTATGCTCAGGCCTCCGCCGCGGATGAGGTCTTCCGCCCGTTCGATTCTGAGGCGCGTAAGGCAGTCGACGAAGGTCGAATTGAGATGCTCGGAAAAAAGGCGGCTCAGATACGCGGGAGAAACGGAGGCGGCGTCTGCGGCGTCCGAGAGCTGCAGAGGCCGGTCGAATTCGGCCTCGATATAGGCCATCGCCTTGATGAGCGGAATCGGCATGACGGCGCTCCGCCTTCTCTGGGCAAGGGAGCTCAGGCGCGCAAAGGCCGAAGAAGCCCACACCGCCCACTCGTCGACGGACGACAGAGACGCAATCTCTCCCGCGTAGTCGAAGCAGGGAGAATCTTCGGAAGGCTCGAGGCAGCGGCCCGAAGCGTCGTCTTCCAGAAGGGCGAACAAGGCGATCATCCGGGCGCGGGCTGTTTCGAAGGGCCAGGTGGAGAACACCGCCTTCCAGTGGGTTTCGAACAATTCGCGGAGTTCGTTCGAATCGCCGAGGCCGAGCCTTCTGCGCAGCCTGCTCACCCTCAGGCGTTCGCCCAGGAGGTCCCCGCTTCTGATGCGCTTTTCCCGGGCTTCCTGCAGGGCTTCCAGAGCGGACTCGCGGAGCTCGGGGCCGTCGCGGAGAGAGCCGAAACCGGCGAAGCTCACCACGTCGGGAGAACTGATTTCCGCGAGAGCCGCGTTCACCGCCGACTCTACGAGGGATTGGTCGGTCTCTCCGGGAAAAAAGAAAATGCCGAGATCGAGATAGGGAGCGAAGACGATTCTGAATTTTTTCGACAACAGTTCTACGAGCTTTTCGAAGCGGTCCTTCTTGTCCGAATCGATGCCGGCTATGCAGATCCGGCCGCGGTTGGAATCGATGAGGAGACGGTCGCGCCATATCTCCCATTCTTCTCGCGTGGAAGAACGCCACACGTCGCGGGAAAGGAAGCGGACCGCGGCGGAACGTCCGCCCCGCCCGTCCGCGCCGTCAGCATCGTCGAATCCTCCGCGAGAGCGTTTTTTCCGCTCCAGTACGAGGGCCGCTTCGGCGAGCGTTTCGAGAAATACTTTTTTTGTTACCGGTTTTACGAGGTACGAATGCACGCCGAGCGGGATCGCCCGGCGCGCGAGATCGAAGCGTTCATAGGCCGTGGAAAGAATGAAAACGGTGTCCGGGAATTTTCCGTGGATTTCGCTCAAGGTATCAAGCCCGTCCATTCCCGGCATCTGTATGTCCATGAACACCAGATCAGGCTTGTGCTCGTACATGAACTTGATCGCCTCGTAGCCGTTGCGCGCTTTGCCGGCGAGAGAGAAGCCGGAAGGGCAGCCTTCCAGAAGAAAGGCGTAGCTGTCGAGAACGGGTTCTTCGTCGTCGACGATCAGGACGGTATGCATGCGGCCCTCCCGGTATCGATGCTGATGAATACGACGCTGCCCTCTTCCGGAGGCGAAAGCTCCGGCAGAGGAGGATACGCTCCCGGATCCTCCGGAAGCGGGGCGGGATGCACATAGCCTGCTCCCGGCAGAGCCCCCTGCGGCGCGCCGGTCGACGCGATGCGGACGACTCCGGGATCGTCGGGCCAGAAAAAGCGGAGCCGGTGGATCACGTTCGCAAGGCCCGTCACCTTCACCAGGCCGTCCTCTCCCTGGGGATGGACGAACAGGCGTTCGGCGTCCTCATGTGGAATTCCGGTGCCGTTGTCTGAAACGGAGAGGGCGAGCCGGCCCGGCGTTTCGAACACGCGGACGATGATCGAGTTCCGACCTTCGCTTCGATTGAATCCGTGGACGACCGAGTTTTCGACAAGGGGCTGCAGAATCGAAGCGGGAACCTGATGGGCATCCAGCAGTTCTTCAGGGCAATCCAGAATCAGATCGAGATTTTTCGGGAAGCGCACCCGGAGTATATAGAAGAAAGATTCCAATCCTTCGATCTCGTGCCTGAGCGGAACGATCACGTTCTTTTCGCGAAGGTTATGCCGAAACAGGCGCGCAAGGTGGTCCATGTATTCGCTCGTCCGCTCGGCGCCTTCGACTATTGCCAACTGGATTCCGGTATTGAGCGTATTGAACAGGAAGTGAGGATTCATCTGAGCCTGCAAGGTGTAGAGCTCCATGCGGCGCATCATCTGTTCCATCTTCATGTTCCGCACGCGCTCGTTCATGTATTCCTGCTCGACATTCCGCTGCCAGCGTATTTCCTGTATGTAGGTGTGGATGTCCCGCTTCATGCGGTTGAAGGCCTCGACCACATGGTCGATTTCATGCATCGAAGACATTCCCACGTCCTCCGCGTCGAAGCGGCCCGCCGATATTTCCGAAGCCATGCGAGACAGATTCGCCATCGGCTCGTTCATCTTGTCCGCCACATGGAGGAGGAGGAGGATAGAAAACGCCGAAATCGAAATGATGAACAGAAGGTTCAGAAGCTGGATATTCCGGGAGAGCGAAACGAAGAGGGAATAGCTTTTCTGCTGGTTCGCGAAACGGACGGCGGAGAGCCGAGCGTTCTCCTCCGAGATGTAGGAACGGATTCTCTCCATCTCGTCGAAGCGGGCGGTGTATCCCGCGACATCCATTCCGCGCTTTTCCTCAATCGCCGAATCCGCCAGATCAAGCCATGAGTGGAAGAGGAAATGAAGCTCCCGCGTGCGCAGGGCCGTCTCGTCCAGGGGGATGGGGCTGTCGACGTCGAGGCGTGCCCGCAGGGATTGGGAGAGGATGAGCACCTGCGAAAGAGCGTCGGAAGAACGGTTGGAGAGGTACTCCAGAAGCGGTTCCCGCAGCGTTTCAAGGGCGGCGCAGGCTTCGTCTATCGTTTCCTGCCCCGCGAGCGTCTCTCCCGCGAGGGTTTGAAGGCGCACCGTGGAAAACAGTATCCAGGTTGATGAAATCACCAGGATGAGAACCACCCAGGAAATATTGAACAATAGCTGGGCGCGGAAGGAGTGGAACATCCGGTAGCTCATTTCGCGGTCCTTTCCCGGGAAAGGATTTCTATTCCCGTATCAACAGAACTGGAGGTATATCCGGTTCGCGCGAGTTCTATGAGAGAGCGGACGGCCTGGGCGCCGGTGGGTCCGGGATTCACTGCGAGGGAGCCGTTTAAAACGCCTTTTCTGATATAGTCTCGGATTTCGGGGCTGTCTCCGTAGCCGATCACCTGAACAACGCCGACGAGATTCAGGTCGATCAAAGCCTGGCAGCCGGCTATGGTGTCCTCCGCATCGGTGAACACGAGAACATTTACCTCGGGACGCTGGCGAAGCAGTTCATGAACGACATTTTCCGCGTCCCGCGGATTCACGGCGGTTTTCACCGACGGAAGAAGCTGGGCGGAACGTCCGGAGAACACCGTGGACAAGCCCATTTCCACGAGCTCGCGCTCAGAATAGACTGCGGGATTTTTATCGCTGTATACGACGACGATGCGGGGATCGCTTCGAACCTCGCGGCTTACCAGAGCCCCGGCTTTTTTTCCGAAATCGAAATTATTCGCGCCGACGAAGGCCCAGGGAAGATCCGACGGAATCGAGTGGTTAACCAGCACGACGGGGATTCCCCGCTTTCTGAGGGCTTCCATTTCGCGCAGAATGACCCGGTCGCCTCCGTCCGGATGCACGATCACGCCCTGGGCTCCCGTCCACTGCGCCATGCCGAGGGTGCTGCCGTCCGAGTCGAGGGAGTGGACGGATAATGCCGCGCCTTCCGCCGCGGCTGTTTCGCGCGCCGCCGAAACAAGGGCGTCGAGCGACGAGCTCCGCGTTCGGGGCACGTAGAGGGCGAGGTGCAAAGCCGCCGGCGGCTCGATGCCCCGGCGACCGGCGATTTCTCCGGTGAGTCTTGCCAAAAGGAAAACGGACACCGCGAAGGGCGCCAGGGAGCACACGGCAGAGAGGAACAAACCGGCGCGGACGATCTTTTTCATGGAAAGTAATTATACCATATTTCCCGCCCGGCCGGATTCATTCGATCGGCCGGGGCGGAAAAAAATTAAAGAGCAGCCTCTAAAATCGATTGAACAGCGGCCGAATCAAGTTTTACGAAGCCGCCGATCATTCCGCCGCCCTTGAGCGTGCTTTTCCGCGCCATTTCCGGAATGCGGTCGGCCGGAATGCCGGCTTCAGAAAGACGCACGGGCAAACCGATTCTCCGGAAAAAGGATTCCAGACGGCCGATGCCCTCGAGGGCTGTCCGTTCGATATTGAACGGATCGTATTCTACAGCGAACACCTCGTGAGCGAAACGGGCGAAGCGGGCCGGATCGTGCCGGTATACCCGGCGCATCCAGGAGGGGAATACGATGGCGAGTCCCGCTCCGTGCGCGATGTCGTACAGGGCGCTCAGCTCGTGCTCGATGCCGTGAGAAGCCCAGTCCTGCTCGCGGCCAGTGCCCAGAAGGTCGTTATGGGCGATGGTTCCCGCCCACATGATTTCCGCCCGCGCGGCGTAATCCTGCGGATTTTCCAGGGCTCTCGGCACATTCGAAATGACGGTTTTCAGCGTCGCCTCGCACAATCTATCGGTGAACTCCACGTCCCGCGTATTGGTGAAGTACCGCTCCATGACGTGAGCCATGATGTCGGCGGCTCCGCAGGCTGTCTGGTAGGCGGGGAGCGTCATGGTGAGCTCTGGGTTCATGAGCGCGAAGCGTGGACGGAGGAGCTGGCTCGTCAGGCCGCGCTTGAGCTCCTTTTCCGCGTTGGTGATGACGGTGCTGCCGCTCGTCTCGCTTCCGGCTGCCGGGATAGTAAGCACTACGCCGACCGGCAGAGCGGTCTCGGGAGAGGCGGAGTACTCCCAGAAATCCCAGGGATCGCCCGCATACGGCACGGCGGCGGCAATCGCCTTTGCGGAGTCGATTACGCTCCCGCCGCCGACCGCAAGAATAAACGGAATTTTTTCATCCCGGCAGATTTTCATGCCCTCGAGCACCAGCGAAAGGCGGGGATTCGGCTGGACGCCTCCGAGTTCCCGGTATTCTACGCCCGCTTCTGTAAGCGATGAGCGAACCCGATCCAGCAGGCCGCTTTTCAACGCGCTTGCGCCGCCGAAATGCAGGAGAACCTTTGAGGCGTGGCGGGCGGTCTCCCTTCCTACGGTGTTTTCAACACCCTGGCCGAATACGATCCGGGTGGGATTTTCAAATTCGAACTGAAGCATGTGTTACTCTCCTTTTCCCCGCGGCTTTCGCGGATCTCTCAATAAAATATACATACATTAAATGACGAAAGAAACAATTAATATCGCTTTTTTGCGTTTATAAAAAAAGTCTCTTATACTTTACAAAGTAATCCGAAATCCTTTCATTTGGAACGTACACGCACTATTTATCTGGAGGCTGTTCTTGAAAAGCATCACAACGAAAATCATCATCCTGGTAGCCGGAGTCGCGGTTTTAATCGCCGGCATATTAATGGGTACTTTTTTTGTATCCATTCGTTCGATAACACAGGATGAAATTGCTCTGTTGGACGCGACGTTACGGGAAAGCTTCGACCGCGGAATCCGCTGGGAAGTGGAAACCGCCCAGACCATGCTGGAACGCATCGCGAAATTGAAGGACGAAGGAATCCTGCAGCCCGCTCAGGCCGAGGAAGTTGCCAAGCGCCTCCTCCGGGACATCCGCTACAATAAAACCGAATATTTCTGGGCAGATACTCCGAACGGTGACAACGTAGTTCTGCTGGGGGGCAAGAGCGAGGGGACGAACCGCCTCAATCTCGTCGACGCGAACGGCTATGCGATGATCAAGGACATTATCGCGAACGGAATGAAGAGCGAAGGCGGCTACACCAATTACTGGTTCCCCAAGGCGGGATCCGACATTCCGCTTCCCAAGAGAAGCTACAGCCTTCTCTCCCCCAGCTGGGGCTGGGTTGTGGGAACCGGGGCATACACGGACGACATCGACGTTATAGTCGGAGAAAAGAAGGCCGAGGTTCAGGCTGCCATGGCTGCTGCCCTGATTACGACGCTGGCTTTCACCATTCTCGCGACTATCGCGGGCATCATCATAGCTATCGCGGTCGGAAAGCGACTCAGCAGGCCGATCATCCACGCCTCGCTGAGAACGGAAGCCTTCGCCTCCGGAGATCTCTCTGACACCGGAGAATCCGAATTTGCGCATCTGAAGGATGAAACGGGATCACTCGTGCGGTCTCTCGACACCATGAGAAGCGATCTTTCCTCTCTGATCGGCGGAATAGTCGACATATCCGAGCGGGTTGAAAACGGCTCGGGACAGCTGAGGGACACGGCGATAGAAGTGTCCGAAGGAGCGACCAGGCAGGCGGCTTCAACGGAAGAAATTTCGGCCTCGGTAGAACAGATGGCGGCGACCATCCGGCAGAACGCCGAAAATGCGACGGAAACGGAGCGCATCGCGCGCAAGGCGGCGATCGACGCTAAGGAAGGATTCACCGCGGTCGAAGAAGCCATCGAAGCGGTAAAGCGGATCGCGGAAAAGATTGCTGTAATAGAAGAAATCGCCCGGCAAACGAACCTGCTTGCCCTGAATGCGGCTATAGAAGCGGCGCGAGCCGGAGAAGCGGGAAAAGGATTCTCGGTAGTCGCCGGAGAAATCAGAAAGCTCGCGGAGCGGAGCGGCGGATCAGCCTCGGAAATTCGGGATATTTCCGCTAATACGACCGCCGTCGCCACAAAGGCGGGCACGGTGCTGAGCGGGCTAACCCCGGACATCGTGCGCACCGCCGACCTCGTGGCGGAGATCAGCGCGGCCTCGAACGAACAGCGGATGGGCGTTGATCAGATCGGACAGGCGATGATTCAGCTGGACACCGTCGTACAAAAGAACGCGGCGGCTTCGGAAGAACTCACCGCCGCCGCTCAAACCCTCAACGACGAAGCCCTCTCGCTCAAGGAAAACGTAAACCGCTTCATTATTTGACGATCCGCCTCCGGAGTCTTACGTTTAAGGCGGAACACGGAAGGAGGCGCATTATGAGCGTAATAACCATTTCGAGAGAAGCCGGCAGCGCCGGCACCAGTATCGCCCGGGCGATAGCCGAAAAAACAGGCTATCGCTTAGCCGATAAAAACCTGATCGGCTCGATCCTTTCCAAATACGGACTCATCGGCTTCGAGCGCATCCACGACAATATTCCGGCTTTCTGGGAAGGCTTCGACGCGCAAAAGGCCGAGCAACGCGCCGTCACCATCGATATGATGAACCGGACTATACAAGCTCTCGCGCGGCACGGGGACGTAATCATCGTCGGGCGGGGAGGCTTCGCCGTTCTTTCAGGCTACGCGGACGTGCTGAACGTACGTATTCAAGCGCCGCTCGCCGTCCGGGTAGAGCGGATCATGAACGCCGATGCTCTGAACGCGGAAGATGCTGAAAAACTGGTTCGGGAGAAAGACCGGGTACGCAACAAGTTCATTGAAACGGTCTACGGCGCCAACAGGGAAACAGCGGTAGCCTTCGATTTAGTCGTCGATACCGGTAAAATCGCCCCGAGTCTCGCCTGCGACTGGATCATCCAGGCGCTCGGCGATATGACAAGAGAGATCCGGACGGGCGCTACACAGGCAAAAAACATCGAAGTAGACCAGATACTCGCGGATGCAGTCGCCGAAGCCCTGAAAAAATAAGCGGCGCCGAAACGCCGCTGAAAATTCGATGAGCTGAAACTTAGGGGAAGGCTTACTCGACGGCAGGAGGAAGAGCCGAGACTACGACCGAACGCACCTGTTCGGGAAGAGCCGCCGCTTCCTCGCGCGAAAGGCCGGCGGTGGGAATAGCGGGATGCAGAGTGACCCGGACATGAGTTTTAGCGAATTTGCCTGTAGCCTCGAAGATTCGCCAGGACCCGTCGATCGTAACCGGAATAATGGGAACTCCGGCCTTCAACGCGAGCTTCAAACTACCGGCCTTGAAATCGCCGACCGGGCCGCCCCGGCTTCGGGTTCCCTCCGGGAAGATCACCAGAGAATATCCCCGTTTCACCGTTTCAATCGCTTCTCCCATGG
Encoded proteins:
- a CDS encoding substrate-binding domain-containing protein, whose amino-acid sequence is MKRKILPIAKRVAFFCVSAALSLSVASCRGRGEIRNRSSEKKPVIGFSIATDTFILERWNKDIKIFSGAARELGAEVIVQLSAGGTKEQISQINFLLDRKIDVLVVIAHDTDMLSGVVKKARDSGIPVIAYDRLVMDVPIDAYVSFDNREVGRLFGRALLEAAPEGNYVIVNGSLRDNNSYEVNAGLHEILDEAASKKKITIIDEVWLEEWSSDEARRRIGEILERRTDIAAISCANDQIASAAIQLLSEYRLAGKVAVVGQDADIGACQKVVEGIQLMTVYKPIARLAAKAASLAVALAGGNSVAADLFVDNRSGTPVPFYRESPRAVFSSNMDDIVIADGFHSASDVYRNLDERVKSEP
- a CDS encoding sensor histidine kinase, which encodes MSYRMFHSFRAQLLFNISWVVLILVISSTWILFSTVRLQTLAGETLAGQETIDEACAALETLREPLLEYLSNRSSDALSQVLILSQSLRARLDVDSPIPLDETALRTRELHFLFHSWLDLADSAIEEKRGMDVAGYTARFDEMERIRSYISEENARLSAVRFANQQKSYSLFVSLSRNIQLLNLLFIISISAFSILLLLHVADKMNEPMANLSRMASEISAGRFDAEDVGMSSMHEIDHVVEAFNRMKRDIHTYIQEIRWQRNVEQEYMNERVRNMKMEQMMRRMELYTLQAQMNPHFLFNTLNTGIQLAIVEGAERTSEYMDHLARLFRHNLREKNVIVPLRHEIEGLESFFYILRVRFPKNLDLILDCPEELLDAHQVPASILQPLVENSVVHGFNRSEGRNSIIVRVFETPGRLALSVSDNGTGIPHEDAERLFVHPQGEDGLVKVTGLANVIHRLRFFWPDDPGVVRIASTGAPQGALPGAGYVHPAPLPEDPGAYPPLPELSPPEEGSVVFISIDTGRAACIPS
- a CDS encoding sugar ABC transporter substrate-binding protein, with amino-acid sequence MKKIVRAGLFLSAVCSLAPFAVSVFLLARLTGEIAGRRGIEPPAALHLALYVPRTRSSSLDALVSAARETAAAEGAALSVHSLDSDGSTLGMAQWTGAQGVIVHPDGGDRVILREMEALRKRGIPVVLVNHSIPSDLPWAFVGANNFDFGKKAGALVSREVRSDPRIVVVYSDKNPAVYSERELVEMGLSTVFSGRSAQLLPSVKTAVNPRDAENVVHELLRQRPEVNVLVFTDAEDTIAGCQALIDLNLVGVVQVIGYGDSPEIRDYIRKGVLNGSLAVNPGPTGAQAVRSLIELARTGYTSSSVDTGIEILSRERTAK
- a CDS encoding iron-containing alcohol dehydrogenase, with amino-acid sequence MLQFEFENPTRIVFGQGVENTVGRETARHASKVLLHFGGASALKSGLLDRVRSSLTEAGVEYRELGGVQPNPRLSLVLEGMKICRDEKIPFILAVGGGSVIDSAKAIAAAVPYAGDPWDFWEYSASPETALPVGVVLTIPAAGSETSGSTVITNAEKELKRGLTSQLLRPRFALMNPELTMTLPAYQTACGAADIMAHVMERYFTNTRDVEFTDRLCEATLKTVISNVPRALENPQDYAARAEIMWAGTIAHNDLLGTGREQDWASHGIEHELSALYDIAHGAGLAIVFPSWMRRVYRHDPARFARFAHEVFAVEYDPFNIERTALEGIGRLESFFRRIGLPVRLSEAGIPADRIPEMARKSTLKGGGMIGGFVKLDSAAVQSILEAAL
- a CDS encoding cytidylate kinase-like family protein produces the protein MSVITISREAGSAGTSIARAIAEKTGYRLADKNLIGSILSKYGLIGFERIHDNIPAFWEGFDAQKAEQRAVTIDMMNRTIQALARHGDVIIVGRGGFAVLSGYADVLNVRIQAPLAVRVERIMNADALNAEDAEKLVREKDRVRNKFIETVYGANRETAVAFDLVVDTGKIAPSLACDWIIQALGDMTREIRTGATQAKNIEVDQILADAVAEALKK
- a CDS encoding helix-turn-helix domain-containing protein, which translates into the protein MHTVLIVDDEEPVLDSYAFLLEGCPSGFSLAGKARNGYEAIKFMYEHKPDLVFMDIQMPGMDGLDTLSEIHGKFPDTVFILSTAYERFDLARRAIPLGVHSYLVKPVTKKVFLETLAEAALVLERKKRSRGGFDDADGADGRGGRSAAVRFLSRDVWRSSTREEWEIWRDRLLIDSNRGRICIAGIDSDKKDRFEKLVELLSKKFRIVFAPYLDLGIFFFPGETDQSLVESAVNAALAEISSPDVVSFAGFGSLRDGPELRESALEALQEAREKRIRSGDLLGERLRVSRLRRRLGLGDSNELRELFETHWKAVFSTWPFETARARMIALFALLEDDASGRCLEPSEDSPCFDYAGEIASLSSVDEWAVWASSAFARLSSLAQRRRSAVMPIPLIKAMAYIEAEFDRPLQLSDAADAASVSPAYLSRLFSEHLNSTFVDCLTRLRIERAEDLIRGGGLSIKEIAARVGYQDANYFSKTFRKVVGMSPSMYERGE
- a CDS encoding methyl-accepting chemotaxis protein — translated: MKSITTKIIILVAGVAVLIAGILMGTFFVSIRSITQDEIALLDATLRESFDRGIRWEVETAQTMLERIAKLKDEGILQPAQAEEVAKRLLRDIRYNKTEYFWADTPNGDNVVLLGGKSEGTNRLNLVDANGYAMIKDIIANGMKSEGGYTNYWFPKAGSDIPLPKRSYSLLSPSWGWVVGTGAYTDDIDVIVGEKKAEVQAAMAAALITTLAFTILATIAGIIIAIAVGKRLSRPIIHASLRTEAFASGDLSDTGESEFAHLKDETGSLVRSLDTMRSDLSSLIGGIVDISERVENGSGQLRDTAIEVSEGATRQAASTEEISASVEQMAATIRQNAENATETERIARKAAIDAKEGFTAVEEAIEAVKRIAEKIAVIEEIARQTNLLALNAAIEAARAGEAGKGFSVVAGEIRKLAERSGGSASEIRDISANTTAVATKAGTVLSGLTPDIVRTADLVAEISAASNEQRMGVDQIGQAMIQLDTVVQKNAAASEELTAAAQTLNDEALSLKENVNRFII